From Nitrospirota bacterium, a single genomic window includes:
- the tdh gene encoding L-threonine 3-dehydrogenase yields the protein MRALVKTSAQPGLTATDRPDPKPGRTDAIIRVKATSLCGTDAHIYNWDPWAHSRIHPPRIIGHEMCGEVVEVGSEVTLVKVGDYVAAESHLTCGHCFQCRTGQAHVCKNYRILGVDLDGSFAEYVVLPEAVLWKTSLSIPPELACAQEPLGNAVDAALVEDLTGQTVLITGCGPTGLFAAAVARTAGASLIIATDVSAYRLNLATQVGVDHVLNAKTETPEQIAAAIREITAGEGVDASLEMSGNPTALHQAFSAVKNGGRVTLFGIPTGSVSFDLPNEIIFKGIRVYGVTGRRLFKTWYRLAGLFQAGLNIKPIITHTFPMKDFAQGFELINSGQCGKVVLFP from the coding sequence ATGCGTGCGCTCGTCAAGACATCCGCACAACCGGGATTGACCGCCACTGACAGGCCGGACCCGAAACCGGGCCGCACCGATGCCATTATCCGCGTCAAAGCTACCTCCCTCTGCGGGACCGATGCCCACATTTACAATTGGGACCCCTGGGCCCATAGCCGCATCCACCCGCCCAGGATCATCGGTCACGAAATGTGCGGCGAAGTGGTGGAGGTCGGGTCCGAGGTCACCTTAGTCAAAGTGGGGGACTATGTCGCGGCCGAATCGCACTTAACCTGTGGCCACTGTTTCCAATGCCGCACCGGACAGGCGCATGTCTGCAAAAATTACCGCATCCTGGGAGTCGATTTGGACGGGTCCTTCGCGGAATACGTGGTCTTGCCGGAAGCCGTGCTCTGGAAAACTTCTCTCTCTATTCCACCGGAACTGGCCTGTGCCCAAGAGCCGCTCGGGAACGCCGTCGATGCCGCCCTCGTGGAAGATCTCACGGGGCAGACCGTCCTGATCACCGGCTGTGGCCCGACCGGATTGTTTGCTGCCGCTGTCGCACGAACAGCCGGCGCCTCCCTGATCATCGCCACGGATGTCAGCGCCTACCGTCTCAACCTGGCCACGCAAGTCGGGGTTGATCACGTGCTCAATGCCAAGACCGAAACCCCGGAACAAATCGCCGCCGCCATTCGCGAGATCACAGCCGGCGAAGGGGTCGATGCCTCCCTCGAAATGTCCGGCAACCCGACCGCGTTGCACCAAGCCTTCAGCGCCGTGAAGAACGGAGGCCGCGTGACGCTCTTCGGCATTCCCACCGGGTCCGTGTCCTTCGATCTGCCGAATGAAATTATCTTCAAGGGCATCCGCGTATACGGCGTGACAGGCCGCCGACTCTTTAAAACCTGGTATCGCCTGGCCGGTCTCTTCCAGGCCGGACTCAACATCAAACCGATCATCACCCATACCTTTCCCATGAAAGACTTCGCGCAGGGGTTTGAGTTGATCAACTCAGGACAGTGCGGCAAGGTGGTCCTCTTTCCGTAG
- a CDS encoding energy transducer TonB, which translates to MKRWVQFELNQPESMGDQQAGKPVTLTIFLRGLAIGRAPVVATCESKVFYTQTVTLEPDAASLVWKGAVTLEPIPMSRTSVSPKAARVQVTFSRSRSDKAERFLRRVVYVTLDQTEPMSEKRESLPVQGEALPGEGVIVEEVQQAVTPVVAHALFEEDLGSRALSGEKKAYWQQVSQLINRSWARHVRGVRHAPSGETVKVRFKLYPNGRAQLIEVEKGSGAREIDEAGIHAVVHAQPFPSFSAELGDGPVDVHVRMRTGRRVGPLEVESVGSPLQGKSDGPGQPLKK; encoded by the coding sequence ATGAAACGGTGGGTGCAGTTCGAGTTGAACCAACCGGAGTCGATGGGGGACCAACAGGCCGGCAAGCCAGTCACGCTGACGATATTTCTTCGTGGGTTGGCCATTGGGAGGGCTCCGGTGGTCGCGACCTGTGAATCGAAGGTGTTTTATACGCAAACGGTCACGCTTGAGCCGGATGCCGCGTCGCTGGTGTGGAAGGGGGCGGTCACGCTTGAGCCGATTCCGATGAGCCGGACTTCCGTGTCACCCAAGGCGGCGCGAGTCCAAGTGACCTTCTCGCGATCCCGTTCAGACAAAGCGGAACGATTTCTCCGGCGGGTGGTCTATGTCACGCTGGATCAGACGGAGCCGATGAGTGAGAAGCGTGAGTCGCTTCCTGTTCAGGGCGAGGCATTGCCGGGCGAGGGTGTCATTGTGGAGGAAGTGCAGCAGGCTGTGACGCCGGTTGTGGCCCACGCCTTGTTCGAGGAAGATCTAGGCTCGCGCGCCTTATCGGGAGAGAAGAAGGCTTATTGGCAGCAGGTAAGTCAACTCATCAACCGGAGTTGGGCCCGCCATGTCCGGGGAGTCCGGCATGCCCCTAGCGGCGAAACGGTAAAGGTCCGTTTCAAATTGTATCCCAACGGTCGGGCGCAGTTGATCGAGGTTGAGAAGGGTTCCGGCGCGCGTGAGATCGATGAAGCCGGAATTCATGCGGTGGTCCATGCTCAACCGTTTCCCTCATTTTCTGCCGAGCTGGGGGATGGGCCAGTCGATGTGCATGTCCGGATGCGAACCGGCCGTCGGGTCGGGCCCCTTGAAGTGGAGTCGGTCGGGAGCCCGTTGCAGGGCAAGTCCGATGGGCCGGGACAGCCGTTGAAGAAATAA